From a single Miscanthus floridulus cultivar M001 chromosome 8, ASM1932011v1, whole genome shotgun sequence genomic region:
- the LOC136476222 gene encoding protein phosphatase 2C and cyclic nucleotide-binding/kinase domain-containing protein-like isoform X2, which yields MGCSASKCSQLKCSLCSNGCLGQAPDSPRESRGKSSRGRRKADSSGSDDSSDDLGEDDDAFNHMNATRESTVGISRLSRVSSQFLPPDGSRKVQVPLGNYDLRYSFLSQRGYYPESLDKANQDSYCIHTPFGPSPDDHFFGVFDGHGEYGAQCSQFVKRRLCENLLRDNWFRTDAVLALHSSFVATNSQLHADNLDDSMSGTTAVTILVRGKTIYVANTGDSRAVIAEKRGDDIVAVDLSIDQTPYRFDELERVKECGARVLTLDQIEGLKNPDVQCWGTEESDDGDPPRLWVQNGMYPGTAFTRSIGDSVAESIGVIADPEIFVLDLNSNNPFFVLASDGVFEFLSSQTVVDMISKYKDPRDACAEIVAESYRLWLQYETRTDDITIIVVHINGLTDTVTKVTLQPSQQVVGLAGSESPLIVSSNTNNQRSRHDLSRARLRALESSLENGQLWVPPSPSHRKTWEEQAHIERVLHDHFLFRKLTDSQCHVLLDCMQRVEVKPGDIVVQQGGEGDCFYVVGSGEYEVLAIQEENGKEITKVLHRYTADKLSSFGELALMHNKPLQASVRAVTSGTLWALKREDFRGILMSEFSNIPSLKLLRSVELFTRFTVLQLSQLAESLVEVSFADGQKIVDKNDDVSLLYVIQRGRVRLILATGQMTSDTWDLISAQTKQAQSSWENGNYVVEIDEGGHFGEWSLIGETIAFTAIAVGDVTCSTITKEKFDSIVGPLPKLPEVESKIKDSLVTEENLADGDFPFRRVKLSDLEWKMCIYAADCSEIGLVQVRGSDKIRSLKRFYIKRVQDLHKEVQVFEEKDLMKSLSKSTCVPEVLSTCADQSYLGILLNCCLCCSLASILHTPLNESSAKFFAASVVVALEELHQKSIIYRGISADILMLDRSGHLQLVDFRFAKKLEGQRTYTICGIADSLAPEIVLGRGHGFAADWWALGVLIYFMLQSDMPFGSWRESELEPITKIAKGHLVMPVSFSAEVVDLVTKLLVVDEKARLGTSGAEAVKKHPWFDGIDWERITSGTCAVPEEITERVNSCIETLNEDLSASTSVPIKDPDALTAPEWIQDW from the exons ATGGGCTGTTCAGCTTCCAAGTGTTCACAACTGAAGTGCTCTTTGTGCTCCAATGGGTGCCTGGGACAGGCACCTGACTCCCCGAGAGAATCAAGGGGAAAGTCAAGTCGGGGGAGACGGAAGGCAGATTCTAGTGGTTCAGATGATTCTTCTGATGACCTCGGGGAAGATGACGATGCTTTTAACCATATGAATGCTACAAGGGAATCAACTGTCGGCATCAGCCGATTATCGAGGGTCTCGTCACAGTTTCTTCCCCCTGATGGGTCACGCAAGGTTCAGGTCCCTTTGGGTAACTATGACCTGAGATACTCCTTCCTGTCTCAAAGAGGTTATTACCCAGAATCACTGGACAAGGCAAATCAAGATAGCTACTGCATACATACCCCATTTGGACCAAGTCCTGATGACCACTTCTTTGGTGTGTTTGATGGCCATGGGGAATATGGAGCTCAATGCTCACAATTTGTGAAGCGAAGATTATGCGAGAACCTGCTCAGAGATAACTGGTTTCGTACAGATGCTGTGCTGGCTCTTCATTCTTCTTTTGTGGCAACGAACTCACAGTTGCATGCCGACAACTTGGATGACTCCATGAGTGGTACTACTGCAGTCACTATATTGGTCAGGGGTAAAACTATCTATGTTGCGAATACCGGCGATTCACGTGCAGTTATTGCTGAAAAACGAGGGGATGATATTGTCGCTGTTGACCTCTCCATAGATCAAACCCCGTACCGATTTGATGAACTTGAAAGGGTCAAGGAATGTGGTGCTAGGGTTCTAACGTTGGACCAAATAGAGGGCCTAAAGAACCCAGATGTGCAGTGTTGGGGTACTGAAGAAAGTGATGATGGCGATCCTCCAAGGTTATGGGTGCAAAATGGCATGTACCCAGGAACTGCTTTTACACGTAGCATTGGAGATTCTGTTGCTGAGTCAATTGGTGTCATCGCAGATCCTGAGATTTTTGTCCTGGATCTCAATTCCAACAATCCATTTTTCGTTCTTGCTAGCGATGGTGTTTTTGAGTTCCTTTCCAGCCAAACAGTTGTCGACATG ATTTCTAAATACAAGGATCCTCGAGATGCATGTGCAGAAATTGTTGCGGAGTCCTATCGTCTTTGGCTACAGTATGAAACTCGTACAGATGACATTACAATCATAGTTGTGCATATTAATGGGTTAACTGAT ACTGTTACGAAGGTGACTTTACAACCTTCACAGCAAGTAGTAGGACTGGCAGGCTCTGAATCACCACTAATAGTAAGTTCCAACACCAATAATCAGCGCTCGAGGCATGATTTATCACGGGCACGATTGAGGGCTCTTGAAAGTTCTCTGGAGAATGGTCAATTATGGGTCCCTCCATCTCCATCGCATCGGAAGACATGGGAAGAGCAA GCGCATATTGAGCGGGTACTACATGATCATTTCCTGTTTAGGAAGCTTACTGACTCACAATGTCATGTTCTACTTGATTGTATGCAACGAGTTGAGGTGAAACCTGGGGATATAGTAGTACAACAG GGCGGCGAAGGTGACTGCTTCTATGTAGTTGGAAGTGGTGAGTATGAAGTTCTGGCTATTCAG GAAGAAAATGGAAAGGAAATAACCAAGGTTCTGCATCGGTATACAGCTGACAAGTTATCTTCCTTTGGGGAGCTAGCACTGAT GCACAATAAGCCACTTCAGGCTTCAGTTCGTGCTGTGACCAGTGGAACATTATGGGCTCTAAAGCGGGAGGACTTCCGGGGTATTTTGATGTCAGAATTTTCAAACATACCATCATTGAAGTTGCTCCGATCTGTAGAACTGTTTACAAGATTTACAGTGCTTCAACTAAGTCAACTTGCTGAGTCGCTTGTTGAAGTATCTTTTGCAGATGGGCAAAAAATAGTAGATAAG AATGATGACGTCTCTTTGCTATATGTTATTCAAAGAGGTCGTGTGAGACTTATATTGGCTACTGGTCAAATGACTTCAGATACCTGGGATCTCATCAGTGCTCAAACAAAGCAGGCACAAAGTAGTTGGGAAAATGGTAATTATGTGGTTGAGATAGATGAGGGAGGGCACTTCGGAGAGTGGTCTCTCATTGGTGAGACTATTGCTTTCACTGCTATTGCTGTTGGTGATGTTACTTGTTCTACTATCACGAAGGAGAAATTTGATTCAATTGTTGGGCCTTTGCCTAAACTTCCAGAAGTTGAATCCAA GATTAAAGACTCTCTGGTAACTGAGGAGAATCTTGCAGATGGTGATTTTCCTTTTAGGAGGGTGAAGCTCtcagatttg GAATGGAAAATGTGCATATATGCTGCTGATTGCAGTGAGATTGGTCTCGTCCAAGTTAGGGGCTCTG ACAAGATCAGAAGTTTAAAAAGGTTTTACATCAAGAGAGTACAAGATCTCCATAAGGAAGTACAAGTCTTTGAGGAAAAGGACCTTATGAAAAGCTTGAGCAAATCAACTTGTGTGCCAGAAGTTCTGTCTACTTGCGCTGATCAGTCATACCTTGGAATATTGCTGAATTGTTGCCTTTGTTGCTCATTGGCTTCAATACTTCATACACCACTAAATGAGTCATCTGCAAAATTCTTTGCAGCCTCAGTTGTTGTTGCTCTAGAAGAACTTCATCAG AAGTCCATTATTTATAGAGGTATTTCGGCAGACATTCTTATGCTCGATAGATCAGGACATCTGCAGCTGGTAGATTTTAGGTTTGCAAAGAAGTTGGAAGGTCAAAGGACCTACACAATATGTGGGATTGCTGACTCTCTGGCACCAGAGATTGTTCTTGGTAGGGGCCATGGATTTGCTGCTGACTG GTGGGCACTTGGAGTTTTGATCTATTTCATGCTTCAGTCAGACATGCCATTCGGGTCCTGGAGGGAGAGCGAGCTGGAACCTAttacaaaaattgccaaaggCCACCTTGTTATGCCAGTGTCATTCAGTGCGGAAGTTGTTGACCTTGTAACCAAG CTACTTGTGGTAGACGAAAAGGCGCGCCTTGGAACAAGTGGTGCTGAAGCTGTAAAGAAACACCCCTGGTTTGATGGCATTGATTGGGAGCGAATAACATCTGGGACTTGTGCAGTACCTGAAGAAATCACCGAGCGCGTCAACAGCTGTATAGAAACTCTTAACGAGGACTTATCAGCATCTACTTCTGTGCCAATTAAAGATCCAGATGCTCTTACTGCCCCAGAGTGGATCCAGGATTGGTGA
- the LOC136476222 gene encoding protein phosphatase 2C and cyclic nucleotide-binding/kinase domain-containing protein-like isoform X1 translates to MGCSASKCSQLKCSLCSNGCLGQAPDSPRESRGKSSRGRRKADSSGSDDSSDDLGEDDDAFNHMNATRESTVGISRLSRVSSQFLPPDGSRKVQVPLGNYDLRYSFLSQRGYYPESLDKANQDSYCIHTPFGPSPDDHFFGVFDGHGEYGAQCSQFVKRRLCENLLRDNWFRTDAVLALHSSFVATNSQLHADNLDDSMSGTTAVTILVRGKTIYVANTGDSRAVIAEKRGDDIVAVDLSIDQTPYRFDELERVKECGARVLTLDQIEGLKNPDVQCWGTEESDDGDPPRLWVQNGMYPGTAFTRSIGDSVAESIGVIADPEIFVLDLNSNNPFFVLASDGVFEFLSSQTVVDMISKYKDPRDACAEIVAESYRLWLQYETRTDDITIIVVHINGLTDESTQTVTKVTLQPSQQVVGLAGSESPLIVSSNTNNQRSRHDLSRARLRALESSLENGQLWVPPSPSHRKTWEEQAHIERVLHDHFLFRKLTDSQCHVLLDCMQRVEVKPGDIVVQQGGEGDCFYVVGSGEYEVLAIQEENGKEITKVLHRYTADKLSSFGELALMHNKPLQASVRAVTSGTLWALKREDFRGILMSEFSNIPSLKLLRSVELFTRFTVLQLSQLAESLVEVSFADGQKIVDKNDDVSLLYVIQRGRVRLILATGQMTSDTWDLISAQTKQAQSSWENGNYVVEIDEGGHFGEWSLIGETIAFTAIAVGDVTCSTITKEKFDSIVGPLPKLPEVESKIKDSLVTEENLADGDFPFRRVKLSDLEWKMCIYAADCSEIGLVQVRGSDKIRSLKRFYIKRVQDLHKEVQVFEEKDLMKSLSKSTCVPEVLSTCADQSYLGILLNCCLCCSLASILHTPLNESSAKFFAASVVVALEELHQKSIIYRGISADILMLDRSGHLQLVDFRFAKKLEGQRTYTICGIADSLAPEIVLGRGHGFAADWWALGVLIYFMLQSDMPFGSWRESELEPITKIAKGHLVMPVSFSAEVVDLVTKLLVVDEKARLGTSGAEAVKKHPWFDGIDWERITSGTCAVPEEITERVNSCIETLNEDLSASTSVPIKDPDALTAPEWIQDW, encoded by the exons ATGGGCTGTTCAGCTTCCAAGTGTTCACAACTGAAGTGCTCTTTGTGCTCCAATGGGTGCCTGGGACAGGCACCTGACTCCCCGAGAGAATCAAGGGGAAAGTCAAGTCGGGGGAGACGGAAGGCAGATTCTAGTGGTTCAGATGATTCTTCTGATGACCTCGGGGAAGATGACGATGCTTTTAACCATATGAATGCTACAAGGGAATCAACTGTCGGCATCAGCCGATTATCGAGGGTCTCGTCACAGTTTCTTCCCCCTGATGGGTCACGCAAGGTTCAGGTCCCTTTGGGTAACTATGACCTGAGATACTCCTTCCTGTCTCAAAGAGGTTATTACCCAGAATCACTGGACAAGGCAAATCAAGATAGCTACTGCATACATACCCCATTTGGACCAAGTCCTGATGACCACTTCTTTGGTGTGTTTGATGGCCATGGGGAATATGGAGCTCAATGCTCACAATTTGTGAAGCGAAGATTATGCGAGAACCTGCTCAGAGATAACTGGTTTCGTACAGATGCTGTGCTGGCTCTTCATTCTTCTTTTGTGGCAACGAACTCACAGTTGCATGCCGACAACTTGGATGACTCCATGAGTGGTACTACTGCAGTCACTATATTGGTCAGGGGTAAAACTATCTATGTTGCGAATACCGGCGATTCACGTGCAGTTATTGCTGAAAAACGAGGGGATGATATTGTCGCTGTTGACCTCTCCATAGATCAAACCCCGTACCGATTTGATGAACTTGAAAGGGTCAAGGAATGTGGTGCTAGGGTTCTAACGTTGGACCAAATAGAGGGCCTAAAGAACCCAGATGTGCAGTGTTGGGGTACTGAAGAAAGTGATGATGGCGATCCTCCAAGGTTATGGGTGCAAAATGGCATGTACCCAGGAACTGCTTTTACACGTAGCATTGGAGATTCTGTTGCTGAGTCAATTGGTGTCATCGCAGATCCTGAGATTTTTGTCCTGGATCTCAATTCCAACAATCCATTTTTCGTTCTTGCTAGCGATGGTGTTTTTGAGTTCCTTTCCAGCCAAACAGTTGTCGACATG ATTTCTAAATACAAGGATCCTCGAGATGCATGTGCAGAAATTGTTGCGGAGTCCTATCGTCTTTGGCTACAGTATGAAACTCGTACAGATGACATTACAATCATAGTTGTGCATATTAATGGGTTAACTGAT GAATCTACCCAGACTGTTACGAAGGTGACTTTACAACCTTCACAGCAAGTAGTAGGACTGGCAGGCTCTGAATCACCACTAATAGTAAGTTCCAACACCAATAATCAGCGCTCGAGGCATGATTTATCACGGGCACGATTGAGGGCTCTTGAAAGTTCTCTGGAGAATGGTCAATTATGGGTCCCTCCATCTCCATCGCATCGGAAGACATGGGAAGAGCAA GCGCATATTGAGCGGGTACTACATGATCATTTCCTGTTTAGGAAGCTTACTGACTCACAATGTCATGTTCTACTTGATTGTATGCAACGAGTTGAGGTGAAACCTGGGGATATAGTAGTACAACAG GGCGGCGAAGGTGACTGCTTCTATGTAGTTGGAAGTGGTGAGTATGAAGTTCTGGCTATTCAG GAAGAAAATGGAAAGGAAATAACCAAGGTTCTGCATCGGTATACAGCTGACAAGTTATCTTCCTTTGGGGAGCTAGCACTGAT GCACAATAAGCCACTTCAGGCTTCAGTTCGTGCTGTGACCAGTGGAACATTATGGGCTCTAAAGCGGGAGGACTTCCGGGGTATTTTGATGTCAGAATTTTCAAACATACCATCATTGAAGTTGCTCCGATCTGTAGAACTGTTTACAAGATTTACAGTGCTTCAACTAAGTCAACTTGCTGAGTCGCTTGTTGAAGTATCTTTTGCAGATGGGCAAAAAATAGTAGATAAG AATGATGACGTCTCTTTGCTATATGTTATTCAAAGAGGTCGTGTGAGACTTATATTGGCTACTGGTCAAATGACTTCAGATACCTGGGATCTCATCAGTGCTCAAACAAAGCAGGCACAAAGTAGTTGGGAAAATGGTAATTATGTGGTTGAGATAGATGAGGGAGGGCACTTCGGAGAGTGGTCTCTCATTGGTGAGACTATTGCTTTCACTGCTATTGCTGTTGGTGATGTTACTTGTTCTACTATCACGAAGGAGAAATTTGATTCAATTGTTGGGCCTTTGCCTAAACTTCCAGAAGTTGAATCCAA GATTAAAGACTCTCTGGTAACTGAGGAGAATCTTGCAGATGGTGATTTTCCTTTTAGGAGGGTGAAGCTCtcagatttg GAATGGAAAATGTGCATATATGCTGCTGATTGCAGTGAGATTGGTCTCGTCCAAGTTAGGGGCTCTG ACAAGATCAGAAGTTTAAAAAGGTTTTACATCAAGAGAGTACAAGATCTCCATAAGGAAGTACAAGTCTTTGAGGAAAAGGACCTTATGAAAAGCTTGAGCAAATCAACTTGTGTGCCAGAAGTTCTGTCTACTTGCGCTGATCAGTCATACCTTGGAATATTGCTGAATTGTTGCCTTTGTTGCTCATTGGCTTCAATACTTCATACACCACTAAATGAGTCATCTGCAAAATTCTTTGCAGCCTCAGTTGTTGTTGCTCTAGAAGAACTTCATCAG AAGTCCATTATTTATAGAGGTATTTCGGCAGACATTCTTATGCTCGATAGATCAGGACATCTGCAGCTGGTAGATTTTAGGTTTGCAAAGAAGTTGGAAGGTCAAAGGACCTACACAATATGTGGGATTGCTGACTCTCTGGCACCAGAGATTGTTCTTGGTAGGGGCCATGGATTTGCTGCTGACTG GTGGGCACTTGGAGTTTTGATCTATTTCATGCTTCAGTCAGACATGCCATTCGGGTCCTGGAGGGAGAGCGAGCTGGAACCTAttacaaaaattgccaaaggCCACCTTGTTATGCCAGTGTCATTCAGTGCGGAAGTTGTTGACCTTGTAACCAAG CTACTTGTGGTAGACGAAAAGGCGCGCCTTGGAACAAGTGGTGCTGAAGCTGTAAAGAAACACCCCTGGTTTGATGGCATTGATTGGGAGCGAATAACATCTGGGACTTGTGCAGTACCTGAAGAAATCACCGAGCGCGTCAACAGCTGTATAGAAACTCTTAACGAGGACTTATCAGCATCTACTTCTGTGCCAATTAAAGATCCAGATGCTCTTACTGCCCCAGAGTGGATCCAGGATTGGTGA
- the LOC136476222 gene encoding protein phosphatase 2C and cyclic nucleotide-binding/kinase domain-containing protein-like isoform X3: MGCSASKCSQLKCSLCSNGCLGQAPDSPRESRGKSSRGRRKADSSGSDDSSDDLGEDDDAFNHMNATRESTVGISRLSRVSSQFLPPDGSRKVQVPLGNYDLRYSFLSQRGYYPESLDKANQDSYCIHTPFGPSPDDHFFGVFDGHGEYGAQCSQFVKRRLCENLLRDNWFRTDAVLALHSSFVATNSQLHADNLDDSMSGTTAVTILVRGKTIYVANTGDSRAVIAEKRGDDIVAVDLSIDQTPYRFDELERVKECGARVLTLDQIEGLKNPDVQCWGTEESDDGDPPRLWVQNGMYPGTAFTRSIGDSVAESIGVIADPEIFVLDLNSNNPFFVLASDGVFEFLSSQTVVDMISKYKDPRDACAEIVAESYRLWLQNLTCLLSLSYLEESTQTVTKVTLQPSQQVVGLAGSESPLIVSSNTNNQRSRHDLSRARLRALESSLENGQLWVPPSPSHRKTWEEQAHIERVLHDHFLFRKLTDSQCHVLLDCMQRVEVKPGDIVVQQGGEGDCFYVVGSGEYEVLAIQEENGKEITKVLHRYTADKLSSFGELALMHNKPLQASVRAVTSGTLWALKREDFRGILMSEFSNIPSLKLLRSVELFTRFTVLQLSQLAESLVEVSFADGQKIVDKNDDVSLLYVIQRGRVRLILATGQMTSDTWDLISAQTKQAQSSWENGNYVVEIDEGGHFGEWSLIGETIAFTAIAVGDVTCSTITKEKFDSIVGPLPKLPEVESKIKDSLVTEENLADGDFPFRRVKLSDLEWKMCIYAADCSEIGLVQVRGSDKIRSLKRFYIKRVQDLHKEVQVFEEKDLMKSLSKSTCVPEVLSTCADQSYLGILLNCCLCCSLASILHTPLNESSAKFFAASVVVALEELHQKSIIYRGISADILMLDRSGHLQLVDFRFAKKLEGQRTYTICGIADSLAPEIVLGRGHGFAADWWALGVLIYFMLQSDMPFGSWRESELEPITKIAKGHLVMPVSFSAEVVDLVTKLLVVDEKARLGTSGAEAVKKHPWFDGIDWERITSGTCAVPEEITERVNSCIETLNEDLSASTSVPIKDPDALTAPEWIQDW, from the exons ATGGGCTGTTCAGCTTCCAAGTGTTCACAACTGAAGTGCTCTTTGTGCTCCAATGGGTGCCTGGGACAGGCACCTGACTCCCCGAGAGAATCAAGGGGAAAGTCAAGTCGGGGGAGACGGAAGGCAGATTCTAGTGGTTCAGATGATTCTTCTGATGACCTCGGGGAAGATGACGATGCTTTTAACCATATGAATGCTACAAGGGAATCAACTGTCGGCATCAGCCGATTATCGAGGGTCTCGTCACAGTTTCTTCCCCCTGATGGGTCACGCAAGGTTCAGGTCCCTTTGGGTAACTATGACCTGAGATACTCCTTCCTGTCTCAAAGAGGTTATTACCCAGAATCACTGGACAAGGCAAATCAAGATAGCTACTGCATACATACCCCATTTGGACCAAGTCCTGATGACCACTTCTTTGGTGTGTTTGATGGCCATGGGGAATATGGAGCTCAATGCTCACAATTTGTGAAGCGAAGATTATGCGAGAACCTGCTCAGAGATAACTGGTTTCGTACAGATGCTGTGCTGGCTCTTCATTCTTCTTTTGTGGCAACGAACTCACAGTTGCATGCCGACAACTTGGATGACTCCATGAGTGGTACTACTGCAGTCACTATATTGGTCAGGGGTAAAACTATCTATGTTGCGAATACCGGCGATTCACGTGCAGTTATTGCTGAAAAACGAGGGGATGATATTGTCGCTGTTGACCTCTCCATAGATCAAACCCCGTACCGATTTGATGAACTTGAAAGGGTCAAGGAATGTGGTGCTAGGGTTCTAACGTTGGACCAAATAGAGGGCCTAAAGAACCCAGATGTGCAGTGTTGGGGTACTGAAGAAAGTGATGATGGCGATCCTCCAAGGTTATGGGTGCAAAATGGCATGTACCCAGGAACTGCTTTTACACGTAGCATTGGAGATTCTGTTGCTGAGTCAATTGGTGTCATCGCAGATCCTGAGATTTTTGTCCTGGATCTCAATTCCAACAATCCATTTTTCGTTCTTGCTAGCGATGGTGTTTTTGAGTTCCTTTCCAGCCAAACAGTTGTCGACATG ATTTCTAAATACAAGGATCCTCGAGATGCATGTGCAGAAATTGTTGCGGAGTCCTATCGTCTTTGGCTACA AAACCTGACATGTCTACTCTCACTGTCTTACTTGGAGGAATCTACCCAGACTGTTACGAAGGTGACTTTACAACCTTCACAGCAAGTAGTAGGACTGGCAGGCTCTGAATCACCACTAATAGTAAGTTCCAACACCAATAATCAGCGCTCGAGGCATGATTTATCACGGGCACGATTGAGGGCTCTTGAAAGTTCTCTGGAGAATGGTCAATTATGGGTCCCTCCATCTCCATCGCATCGGAAGACATGGGAAGAGCAA GCGCATATTGAGCGGGTACTACATGATCATTTCCTGTTTAGGAAGCTTACTGACTCACAATGTCATGTTCTACTTGATTGTATGCAACGAGTTGAGGTGAAACCTGGGGATATAGTAGTACAACAG GGCGGCGAAGGTGACTGCTTCTATGTAGTTGGAAGTGGTGAGTATGAAGTTCTGGCTATTCAG GAAGAAAATGGAAAGGAAATAACCAAGGTTCTGCATCGGTATACAGCTGACAAGTTATCTTCCTTTGGGGAGCTAGCACTGAT GCACAATAAGCCACTTCAGGCTTCAGTTCGTGCTGTGACCAGTGGAACATTATGGGCTCTAAAGCGGGAGGACTTCCGGGGTATTTTGATGTCAGAATTTTCAAACATACCATCATTGAAGTTGCTCCGATCTGTAGAACTGTTTACAAGATTTACAGTGCTTCAACTAAGTCAACTTGCTGAGTCGCTTGTTGAAGTATCTTTTGCAGATGGGCAAAAAATAGTAGATAAG AATGATGACGTCTCTTTGCTATATGTTATTCAAAGAGGTCGTGTGAGACTTATATTGGCTACTGGTCAAATGACTTCAGATACCTGGGATCTCATCAGTGCTCAAACAAAGCAGGCACAAAGTAGTTGGGAAAATGGTAATTATGTGGTTGAGATAGATGAGGGAGGGCACTTCGGAGAGTGGTCTCTCATTGGTGAGACTATTGCTTTCACTGCTATTGCTGTTGGTGATGTTACTTGTTCTACTATCACGAAGGAGAAATTTGATTCAATTGTTGGGCCTTTGCCTAAACTTCCAGAAGTTGAATCCAA GATTAAAGACTCTCTGGTAACTGAGGAGAATCTTGCAGATGGTGATTTTCCTTTTAGGAGGGTGAAGCTCtcagatttg GAATGGAAAATGTGCATATATGCTGCTGATTGCAGTGAGATTGGTCTCGTCCAAGTTAGGGGCTCTG ACAAGATCAGAAGTTTAAAAAGGTTTTACATCAAGAGAGTACAAGATCTCCATAAGGAAGTACAAGTCTTTGAGGAAAAGGACCTTATGAAAAGCTTGAGCAAATCAACTTGTGTGCCAGAAGTTCTGTCTACTTGCGCTGATCAGTCATACCTTGGAATATTGCTGAATTGTTGCCTTTGTTGCTCATTGGCTTCAATACTTCATACACCACTAAATGAGTCATCTGCAAAATTCTTTGCAGCCTCAGTTGTTGTTGCTCTAGAAGAACTTCATCAG AAGTCCATTATTTATAGAGGTATTTCGGCAGACATTCTTATGCTCGATAGATCAGGACATCTGCAGCTGGTAGATTTTAGGTTTGCAAAGAAGTTGGAAGGTCAAAGGACCTACACAATATGTGGGATTGCTGACTCTCTGGCACCAGAGATTGTTCTTGGTAGGGGCCATGGATTTGCTGCTGACTG GTGGGCACTTGGAGTTTTGATCTATTTCATGCTTCAGTCAGACATGCCATTCGGGTCCTGGAGGGAGAGCGAGCTGGAACCTAttacaaaaattgccaaaggCCACCTTGTTATGCCAGTGTCATTCAGTGCGGAAGTTGTTGACCTTGTAACCAAG CTACTTGTGGTAGACGAAAAGGCGCGCCTTGGAACAAGTGGTGCTGAAGCTGTAAAGAAACACCCCTGGTTTGATGGCATTGATTGGGAGCGAATAACATCTGGGACTTGTGCAGTACCTGAAGAAATCACCGAGCGCGTCAACAGCTGTATAGAAACTCTTAACGAGGACTTATCAGCATCTACTTCTGTGCCAATTAAAGATCCAGATGCTCTTACTGCCCCAGAGTGGATCCAGGATTGGTGA